In one Coccinella septempunctata chromosome 6, icCocSept1.1, whole genome shotgun sequence genomic region, the following are encoded:
- the LOC123315277 gene encoding uncharacterized protein LOC123315277, whose product MIGRADIEGSKSDVAMNAWPPQASYPCVPMRTEHRDQASICPFALREVSVLAELALGHLRYSLTDVRPSQTPRLAVSSDRITRERLSAPVTKNTIPPDTFA is encoded by the exons ATGATAGGAAGAGCCGACATCGAAGGATCAAAAAGCGACGTCGCTATGAACGCTTGGCCGCCACAAGCCAGTTATCCCTGTG TCCCTATGCGTACTGAACATCGGGATCAAGCCAGCATTTGCCCTTTTGCTCTACGCGAGGTTTCTGTCCTCGCTGAGCTGGCCTTAGGACACCTGCGTTATTCTTTGACAGATGTTCGCCCCAGTCAAACTCCCCGCCTGGCAGTGTCCTCGGATCGGATCACGCGGGAGCGTTTATCGGCGCCCGTAACCAAGAACACAATCCCGCCCGATACGTTCGCGTGA